In one Mesorhizobium australicum genomic region, the following are encoded:
- a CDS encoding integration host factor subunit beta, translated as MIKSELVQLIANRNPHLFLRDVENIVNAIFEEITDALASGSRVELRGFGAFSVKNRPARTGRNPRTGESVEVEEKWVPFFKTGKELRERLNIED; from the coding sequence ATGATCAAGTCCGAACTTGTCCAGCTTATCGCCAATCGCAACCCGCATCTTTTCCTGCGCGACGTCGAGAACATCGTGAATGCGATCTTCGAGGAGATCACCGATGCGCTGGCCTCGGGCAGTCGCGTCGAACTGCGCGGTTTCGGCGCGTTTTCGGTCAAGAACCGGCCCGCGCGCACCGGCCGCAACCCCCGCACCGGCGAATCCGTCGAGGTCGAGGAGAAGTGGGTGCCTTTCTTCAAGACCGGCAAGGAACTGCGTGAGCGCCTCAATATCGAGGATTGA
- a CDS encoding LapA family protein codes for MLNRVLLVVVLVPLAVILIVLAVANRVPVAFTLDPFNPGNPALTLQLPLFVMLFLALGVGLVLGSFATWWKQGRYRKEARNKTREVQSLMREISDRKPVPPAPVAPSVGSVPATRH; via the coding sequence ATGCTGAACCGCGTTCTTCTCGTCGTCGTCCTTGTCCCGCTCGCGGTCATCCTGATCGTCCTGGCGGTCGCCAACCGCGTGCCGGTCGCCTTTACGCTCGACCCATTCAATCCGGGCAATCCGGCCCTCACGCTGCAGCTTCCCCTGTTCGTGATGCTCTTCCTCGCGCTGGGCGTCGGTCTCGTCCTCGGCAGTTTCGCCACCTGGTGGAAGCAGGGCCGCTACCGCAAGGAGGCGCGCAACAAGACGCGCGAGGTCCAGTCGCTGATGCGGGAGATCAGCGACCGCAAGCCTGTGCCCCCGGCGCCCGTGGCCCCTTCCGTCGGCTCGGTTCCGGCGACGCGGCACTGA
- a CDS encoding ornithine cyclodeaminase family protein: MILAADVDRVLDFAPLVETLRTAFRDGAVQPVRHHHTIERPDGTNPTLLLMPAWSDLVRAGTSEGGHIGVKIVTVSPDNNAIGKPAVTGLYLLLDAKTGEPQALIDGQRLTQWRTACASALAATYLAREDASKLLIVGAGALSRFLARAHSAVRPIADIRIWNRTAANAEATAADLKKSGLNASVAHDLDEALGWADIVSAATISTEPLIKGALLSPGAHVDLVGGFTPTMREADDDSIRRARVYVDTRAGATKEAGDIVQPLASGVLAKDDIVADLHELARGEKPGRGSPDEVTLFKSVGAALEDLAAGIAVYEKIGRA, from the coding sequence ATGATCTTGGCCGCAGATGTCGACCGCGTCCTCGATTTCGCCCCTCTGGTCGAAACGTTGCGCACCGCGTTCCGTGACGGCGCGGTGCAGCCCGTCCGCCATCACCACACGATCGAGCGGCCCGATGGGACGAACCCGACGCTGCTTTTGATGCCGGCCTGGAGCGATCTGGTGCGCGCCGGAACCTCAGAGGGCGGCCATATCGGCGTCAAGATCGTCACCGTCTCGCCCGACAACAATGCCATCGGCAAGCCCGCCGTGACGGGGCTCTACCTGCTGCTCGACGCGAAGACCGGCGAGCCCCAGGCGCTCATCGACGGCCAGCGGCTCACCCAGTGGCGCACGGCCTGCGCGTCGGCGCTGGCGGCGACCTATCTCGCCCGGGAGGACGCTTCGAAGCTGCTGATCGTCGGCGCGGGCGCCCTGTCGCGCTTCCTTGCGAGGGCGCATTCGGCGGTCCGGCCGATTGCCGACATCCGCATCTGGAACCGCACTGCCGCCAACGCCGAGGCGACCGCCGCCGATCTCAAGAAGTCGGGGCTGAACGCCTCGGTCGCCCACGACCTGGACGAGGCGCTCGGTTGGGCCGACATCGTCTCGGCGGCCACCATCTCCACGGAGCCGCTGATCAAGGGCGCGCTGCTATCGCCGGGCGCACATGTCGATCTCGTCGGCGGCTTCACGCCGACGATGCGCGAGGCGGACGACGACTCGATCCGCCGCGCGCGGGTCTATGTCGACACCCGCGCCGGCGCGACCAAGGAGGCGGGCGACATCGTCCAGCCGCTCGCATCCGGCGTGCTGGCGAAGGACGACATCGTCGCCGACCTGCACGAACTCGCGCGCGGCGAGAAGCCGGGTCGCGGCTCGCCCGACGAGGTCACGCTGTTCAAGTCCGTCGGCGCGGCGCTGGAAGATCTGGCGGCGGGAATCGCCGTCTACGAAAAGATCGGCCGGGCCTGA
- a CDS encoding class I SAM-dependent rRNA methyltransferase has protein sequence MKPPRDKRRPSKARPGQPAQTPFRPLPGGAAPRVKSDRAEAEPRQGFAQTPVALRQPVPRRPGALPAENLPLILEVLPNADYALLDSGDGEKLEQYGPYRIVRPEGQAIWRRALPERDWTNVDAVFTGDTDEEGIGRWRFPKQPLGETWPMTHDGISYLGRFTSFRHVGVFPEQAPHWSHMEGLIRDANRPVKVLNLFGYTGLASLVAARAGAEVTHVDASKKAIGWARENQEIARLSDRPIRWICDDAMKFVEREARRDSRYDIILFDPPAYGRGPKGEVWQLFEDLPAMADLCRQILTPKPLAVVLTAYSIRASFFAIHALMRDIFAGMGGTVESGELIIREKSAGRALSTSLFSRWVAK, from the coding sequence TTGAAACCGCCGCGCGACAAACGTCGGCCTTCGAAGGCAAGACCGGGACAGCCGGCGCAGACGCCGTTCCGGCCGCTGCCGGGCGGTGCTGCTCCGAGGGTGAAATCCGACCGTGCAGAGGCCGAGCCGAGGCAAGGTTTCGCTCAGACTCCCGTCGCGCTGCGCCAGCCTGTGCCGCGGCGGCCGGGTGCGCTGCCGGCGGAGAACCTGCCGCTGATCCTCGAAGTCCTGCCCAATGCAGATTATGCGCTGCTCGATTCCGGCGACGGCGAGAAGCTGGAGCAATACGGCCCCTACCGGATCGTGCGCCCCGAAGGGCAGGCGATCTGGCGCCGCGCGCTGCCCGAGCGCGATTGGACGAATGTCGACGCGGTCTTCACCGGCGACACCGACGAGGAAGGTATCGGCCGCTGGCGCTTTCCGAAGCAGCCGCTCGGCGAGACCTGGCCGATGACGCATGACGGCATCTCCTATCTCGGCCGTTTCACCTCCTTCCGCCATGTGGGCGTCTTCCCCGAGCAGGCTCCGCACTGGAGCCACATGGAGGGGCTGATCCGTGACGCGAACCGGCCGGTGAAGGTGCTCAACCTGTTCGGCTATACGGGGCTCGCTTCGCTCGTGGCCGCCCGTGCCGGCGCCGAGGTCACTCATGTCGACGCCTCGAAGAAGGCGATCGGCTGGGCGCGCGAGAACCAGGAGATCGCGCGGCTGTCCGACAGGCCGATCCGCTGGATCTGCGACGACGCGATGAAATTCGTCGAGCGCGAGGCCCGCCGCGACAGCCGCTACGACATCATCCTGTTCGACCCGCCGGCCTATGGCCGCGGCCCCAAGGGGGAGGTCTGGCAGCTGTTCGAGGACCTGCCGGCAATGGCCGATCTCTGCCGCCAGATCCTGACGCCGAAGCCGCTGGCGGTGGTGCTGACCGCCTACTCCATCCGCGCCTCGTTCTTCGCCATCCATGCGCTGATGCGAGATATCTTCGCCGGCATGGGCGGCACGGTCGAATCCGGCGAACTGATCATCCGGGAGAAGTCCGCCGGCCGCGCCCTCTCCACCTCCCTCTTCTCGCGATGGGTGGCCAAATGA
- a CDS encoding TrmH family RNA methyltransferase gives MTERRAVGQVKEVTSLANPIVKDIKSLALKKFRDQRNVFMAEGLKLVIDALDLGWTIETLVFAKSAKGNPVVEKVAARTVAAGGLVLEVTEKVLAAITRRDNPQMVVGVFRQRWKPLSEVRPAAGDVWVALDRVRDPGNLGTVIRTADAVGAKGVILVGDTTDPFSVETVRATMGSVFAVPVAKAGEQEFLAWRKGFSGLVVGTHLKGAVDYRTVPYAGKPVLLLMGNEQQGLPETLASACDRLVLIPQAGRADSLNLAVATGIMLFEIRREALKVVAR, from the coding sequence ATGACCGAAAGGCGCGCCGTCGGGCAGGTGAAGGAGGTCACGAGCCTCGCCAACCCGATCGTCAAGGACATCAAATCGCTGGCGCTGAAGAAATTCCGCGACCAGCGCAATGTCTTCATGGCCGAGGGGCTGAAGCTCGTCATCGACGCGCTCGACCTAGGCTGGACCATCGAGACGCTGGTCTTCGCCAAGTCCGCCAAGGGCAATCCAGTGGTCGAGAAGGTCGCCGCGCGCACCGTCGCCGCTGGCGGCCTGGTGCTCGAAGTGACCGAGAAGGTGCTGGCCGCGATCACCCGCCGCGACAATCCGCAGATGGTGGTGGGCGTCTTCCGGCAGCGTTGGAAGCCGCTGTCAGAGGTTCGCCCGGCCGCCGGCGATGTCTGGGTTGCGCTCGACCGGGTGCGCGATCCGGGCAATCTCGGCACGGTGATTCGCACCGCCGATGCGGTGGGCGCGAAGGGCGTCATCCTCGTCGGCGACACGACCGACCCGTTCTCGGTCGAGACCGTGCGGGCGACGATGGGGTCGGTGTTCGCAGTGCCCGTCGCGAAAGCGGGCGAGCAGGAATTCCTCGCCTGGCGGAAAGGCTTTAGCGGCCTCGTCGTCGGCACGCACCTGAAGGGCGCGGTCGACTACCGGACGGTTCCCTATGCGGGCAAACCCGTTCTCCTCCTGATGGGCAACGAGCAGCAGGGCCTGCCCGAGACGCTGGCCTCCGCCTGCGACCGGCTGGTGCTGATCCCGCAGGCGGGACGGGCGGATTCGCTCAACCTCGCGGTCGCGACCGGCATCATGCTGTTCGAGATCCGCCGCGAAGCCTTGAAGGTCGTTGCCCGCTGA
- the lspA gene encoding signal peptidase II — protein sequence MSKRILAIYALVAVAAAGLDQWIKQLVVANMELYERIDVMPMLSLYHTRNTGIAFSFLSGLDDTIMVVLTGVVMLFIVWLAAKAEPHQHLARTGFALIVGGALGNIIDRSTLGYVVDYVLFHTQTWSFAVFNLADAFISVGAALVVLQEILDWRRGSAGAGRNPPDGA from the coding sequence ATGTCGAAGCGTATCCTTGCGATCTACGCGCTCGTCGCGGTCGCGGCCGCCGGGCTGGACCAGTGGATCAAGCAGCTGGTCGTGGCGAACATGGAGCTTTACGAGCGGATCGACGTGATGCCGATGTTGTCGCTCTACCATACGCGCAACACCGGCATCGCCTTCTCGTTCCTGTCCGGCCTCGACGACACGATCATGGTCGTGCTGACGGGCGTTGTGATGCTGTTCATCGTCTGGCTGGCCGCCAAGGCCGAGCCGCACCAGCATCTGGCGCGCACCGGCTTCGCGCTGATCGTCGGCGGTGCGCTCGGCAACATCATCGACCGCTCGACCCTCGGCTATGTGGTCGACTACGTCCTGTTCCATACGCAGACCTGGTCGTTTGCCGTCTTCAACCTGGCCGATGCCTTCATCTCGGTCGGCGCCGCGCTGGTGGTGCTGCAGGAGATCCTCGACTGGCGCCGCGGTTCCGCCGGCGCTGGCCGCAACCCGCCCGACGGCGCTTGA
- a CDS encoding MDR family oxidoreductase, which yields MTDRFKAILISRDEEKRQSVAVTELTEADLMEGDVTVAVEASTVNYKDGLAITGKSPVVRRFPLVPGIDFAGTVLSSSHPDWKAGDKVILNGWGTGETHHGAYAGRSRVKGDWLVPLPAGMSVFDAMSVGTAGYTAMLSVMALERHGITPDRGPIVVTGAAGGVGSVAIAILSKLGYHVIASTGRVSEEAYLKELGAAEIIPRDELSGPAKPLAKERWAGGVDAVGSHTLANVLSMTSYGGAIAACGLAQGMDLPTSVAPFILRGVSLLGIDSVMAPKALRLEAWKRIGTDLDHAKLSAISTRIGFDGIIDAAKAIIDGRIRGRVVIDMADAK from the coding sequence ATGACCGATCGTTTCAAGGCCATCCTCATCTCGCGCGACGAGGAAAAGCGCCAGTCCGTCGCGGTGACGGAGCTGACCGAGGCGGACCTGATGGAGGGCGACGTGACCGTTGCCGTCGAGGCCTCGACCGTCAACTACAAGGACGGCCTCGCGATCACCGGCAAGTCGCCGGTCGTGCGCCGCTTCCCGCTCGTGCCCGGCATCGATTTCGCCGGCACGGTGCTTTCCTCCTCGCATCCCGACTGGAAGGCCGGCGACAAGGTGATCCTCAACGGCTGGGGCACCGGCGAGACGCATCACGGCGCCTATGCCGGCCGCTCGCGCGTCAAGGGCGACTGGCTTGTGCCGCTGCCGGCCGGAATGAGCGTCTTCGACGCGATGTCGGTCGGCACAGCCGGCTATACCGCCATGCTGTCGGTGATGGCGCTGGAGCGCCACGGCATCACGCCCGATCGCGGCCCGATCGTGGTGACGGGCGCGGCCGGCGGCGTCGGCTCCGTGGCGATCGCGATCCTGTCCAAGCTCGGCTACCACGTCATCGCCTCGACCGGCCGCGTCTCCGAGGAGGCCTATCTGAAGGAACTCGGCGCGGCCGAGATCATCCCGCGCGACGAACTGTCCGGACCGGCCAAGCCGCTCGCCAAGGAGCGCTGGGCGGGCGGCGTCGATGCCGTCGGCAGCCACACGCTCGCCAACGTCCTGTCGATGACCTCCTATGGCGGCGCCATCGCGGCGTGCGGCCTGGCGCAGGGCATGGACCTCCCGACAAGCGTCGCGCCCTTCATCCTGCGCGGCGTCTCCCTCCTCGGCATCGACTCGGTCATGGCGCCCAAGGCGCTGCGCCTGGAGGCATGGAAGCGCATCGGCACCGATCTCGACCACGCCAAACTGTCGGCCATCTCCACCCGAATTGGCTTCGACGGCATCATCGACGCGGCGAAGGCGATCATCGACGGCCGCATCCGCGGCCGCGTGGTCATCGACATGGCCGACGCGAAGTAG